In one window of Armatimonadia bacterium DNA:
- a CDS encoding radical SAM protein yields the protein MLITFAGYPFTPSSLCPDNGLANLAAVLQGAGHKVRILDFGTVDNMRRLYPEEIARKAGPILQELAQAGPSLSASLLQQLAEVNDRLEQHQARETQALAEEITQEVADLEPALVGLKLWNGDGFSGSVTIAETLRRRFPKGKLGIFAGGPHASWMGHRIYRRTEAFDAIVVGEGEDKILPLMDRALKGNGFTGMPGVTTSADAPATPTNSVNLDDIPSALYSEDVYPSMQGDQKLKLIILDESRGCPYCCAFCTHPVESGTRLRTRSAKLIVDDMEQVVQSLGIHAFRFAGSSTPGPLMAEIAGEITRRDLSVQYASFAHFASASPDHFELMRKSGLVAMFFGLESGSPELLRRSAGKPIKIEEIGGTVRAAQEAGIAVACSLIVPMPFETEETMQESLRVLQSLRPDSVLVQFPGLLPGTPWFLEPEKYGFEVDREQYLLENLDYKIKLLFPPAFWQALPYKLNGRTFKEFSALTARFVAMVEQSGLVTGIPDDNLLMARLAGIEPRQFRDLARAWCLTGNVTAMEQFVQAHNRGATAV from the coding sequence GTGCTGATCACTTTCGCGGGGTACCCCTTCACGCCGAGCAGTCTGTGTCCTGATAACGGGCTGGCGAACTTGGCCGCAGTTCTCCAGGGCGCGGGCCACAAGGTGCGCATCCTGGACTTTGGCACCGTTGACAACATGCGACGGCTATACCCGGAAGAGATCGCCCGGAAGGCCGGACCGATCCTCCAGGAACTCGCGCAGGCCGGGCCGTCTCTTAGCGCCTCGCTCCTGCAGCAACTGGCGGAGGTGAATGACCGCCTCGAGCAGCACCAGGCTCGCGAGACCCAGGCGCTGGCGGAGGAGATCACGCAGGAGGTCGCCGATCTGGAGCCTGCTCTCGTCGGGCTGAAGCTGTGGAACGGCGACGGTTTCTCGGGCTCCGTCACCATCGCCGAAACGCTGCGCCGACGGTTCCCGAAGGGTAAGCTTGGTATCTTCGCGGGTGGACCACACGCCTCATGGATGGGGCACCGCATCTACCGGCGCACAGAAGCCTTCGATGCCATCGTCGTGGGAGAGGGTGAGGACAAGATCCTGCCGCTGATGGACCGGGCACTGAAGGGGAACGGCTTCACCGGGATGCCTGGGGTGACGACCTCGGCGGACGCCCCGGCCACACCCACCAACTCGGTGAACCTGGATGACATCCCTTCCGCCCTGTACTCCGAGGATGTCTACCCGTCGATGCAGGGCGACCAGAAGCTGAAGCTCATCATCCTGGATGAGAGCCGCGGGTGCCCCTACTGCTGCGCCTTCTGCACGCACCCGGTCGAGAGCGGCACGCGACTGCGGACACGATCGGCCAAGCTGATCGTGGACGACATGGAGCAGGTTGTGCAAAGCCTCGGGATCCACGCCTTCCGGTTCGCCGGGTCCTCGACGCCGGGACCGCTGATGGCGGAGATCGCCGGGGAGATCACGCGACGGGATCTCTCGGTCCAGTACGCCAGCTTCGCACATTTCGCCAGCGCCTCGCCAGACCATTTCGAGCTCATGCGCAAGTCCGGTCTCGTAGCGATGTTCTTCGGCCTCGAGAGCGGCTCACCGGAACTGCTGCGCCGGTCCGCAGGGAAGCCAATCAAGATCGAGGAGATCGGCGGCACGGTGCGAGCGGCCCAGGAGGCCGGAATCGCCGTCGCCTGCAGCCTCATCGTCCCCATGCCCTTCGAGACTGAAGAGACGATGCAGGAGAGCCTGCGAGTGCTGCAGTCGCTGCGACCTGACTCCGTGCTGGTGCAGTTCCCCGGCCTGCTTCCCGGCACGCCCTGGTTCCTGGAGCCCGAGAAGTATGGCTTCGAGGTCGACCGCGAGCAGTACCTGCTGGAGAACCTCGACTACAAGATCAAGCTGCTGTTCCCGCCCGCGTTCTGGCAGGCGCTGCCCTATAAGCTGAATGGACGCACCTTCAAGGAGTTCTCTGCGCTGACCGCGCGGTTTGTGGCGATGGTGGAGCAGAGCGGCCTGGTGACGGGCATCCCCGATGACAACCTCCTGATGGCGCGCCTGGCTGGCATAGAGCCACGGCAGTTCCGGGACCTGGCCCGCGCCTGGTGCCTGACGGGCAACGTCACGGCTATGGAGCAGTTCGTTCAGGCGCACAACCGTGGGGCGACCGCTGTCTGA